Genomic window (Streptomyces sp. LX-29):
GCACGGCTACCGGTTTATCGAGCCACTGACCGTCTGGCACCGTCAGCACCGGCCTCTGCAGCGGGGCATTCCGCAGCTTTCCAGCGGGGAAGTGCCCGCAAGCGTCGACGTCCGAAGGGCGACAGGTCATGCCCTGCCCTCCCCTTTGGCGCCGGTGGAGGAACTGACATGCTTGCCGTGGGTGCGCATGCCCAACTCGATGGACCGGCTGTTTCTGTAGTCGTCCGCGCCGCGTACGCCTGCTGTGGCATTGCCTGATCAGCGCCCAGCGGCTATCCAGCAGCAGGCAAACGCCGTCAAGGAAGCAAGGGCATCTGCATCCTTTCGGGTGAACCACTGCGGCTGTGTCCCACGAGGCCGCAGGAGGCCCGGAGCCTGGTGGACATCTGCCGCGCAGCACGGCACGGCGCGGCAGGAGGGGAGCAGCTCGTGGACTTACAGGTGCGCTACCGCGACGACATGGGCCGCGAGCGCCTCGGCACTCCACGGGCGCTGCGCGGACTTCCGGTGGAGGAATGGCCGGTGCTGCACGAGCAGCGCGCCTACCGGGGACGGAAGTCGAAGGTGCGCCAATGGTGGTCGTCCACCACAAAGAAGGACGTCAGTTGCCGGTCCCGGGAACACGCGTATGCGGCCATGTTCCTCGACCGCGATCCGTGCGTCGTCTACCTGGCTGCACCGTCGCTGCAGGTCGAATGGCGCGAGGGTGAGCGTGCGGGGGTGGTGAACCCGGCGTTCATGGCACGCACCGTCGAGGGGCAGCAGATCATCTATCTGCACTCCCCCGACGGGAGGGAGCCGGACGATCAGGAATGGTCGGTGGCCCAGGCAGCCGCCGCGCAGGCGGGATGGCAGGTGGATGTCGCCCGCGCCCCGGGCGGCCAGCTGCGCCGCAATGTGTACATCGTCTCGCAGTTCCGTCACGACGAGTTCGCCGACGCCAGCGCCAGGGCCGTCCTGCTGGAGGCATTCGCCCGCCCTCTGCCGCTGAGCAGGGGCGCCGACGCGGTGGATCTTCCTCCGGGACAGGACCGTGCCAGCAGCTGAAACTTGCTGTGGACGCAGAACCTGACGACGCACTGGGATGAGCCCCTGACCCCCGACAGCCTGGTGTGGGCGGCCGGAGCGGCAGCATGAGCGCCGTCCTTTCCCTGCCGGTCGACGCCCCGGACGCGCCGGCCGGGACGCTCCGGCCGGGAATGACGGTCCAATGGAAGACAGGCCGCTATCTGGTGGGCGCCTTGCAGGGTTCCACCGTGCACCTGGCGGCGATGGACGACGGCGGCCAGGACGCGCTGGTGGTGGTCTGCGTCCTTGTATCCGCCCCGGACTTCGCCGTGTTGAAGGCCGATGGGATGGCGCAGGAGCCGGGAGCGGTGCCGGACCTGTCCGTACTGGAGCGGCTGGATGAAGAACAGCTGAAGGACGTGCGCCGCTGGGAGGAGCACGTCCGGGAGGTGCTGACCGGCCGCCCTGTCGGCGCCCGGGACGGCGCCTTCACTGCGCGGCGCGGCTACGATCTGGCGACCACCACCCGCACCGCCCGCTACGCCCGGAAGGCGGCCGAGCTGAAGGCGGCCGGCCTGACCGGGTCGGTCGCTACCGTGCAGCGCAAATGCCTGGCCTACGAAGCACACGGGCTGCTCGGTCTGGTCGACAAGCGGTGGCTGCGCACGAGCACCGTCCACGGCAACGTCGACGAGCGGGTGGTGGCGCTGATCCAGCAGGAGGACAAAGCCCAGCGCGGCGCGCCGGCGGGCACCTTCTCCCGGCTGTACAAACGGGTGCGCGCGGCGCTGCGACGCGCGCATCCGGATGAGTACCGCGACCTGATGCCGGCCCGTACCACCTTCTACGACCTGCTCAAGCGGCTGGGGATCTCGGCGGAGTCGCTGAAGGCGGCGCCTGGGCGGGGCAGTGATGCCACCGCCCCGCCCGAGCCTCCCTACCATCCGGCGCCGGTGTCGTTGCTGGGCGAGCGCGTGGAGATCGACGGCACCTGGCTGGACGTCCTGGCGCTCGGCGACGACGGGCGTCCCGTGGCAGTGGAGTTGACCTATGCCTTGGACGTTCTGAGCCGCAGCTTCATCGCCGGGATGATCGTTCCCAAGGCTTCGGGCCGGAAGAAGGGGCCGGGCAGCCGGCGCCGCGGCGGCCGCGGCACCAAGTCGCTGGATGCCGCGCTGCTGCTGAGTCAGGCGATGGCGCCGCTCGCGGCGCGCCCCGGCTGGTCGCCGCAGGCGCTGGCCGCCAACTCGGACCTGCCCTACGCCAAGATGCTGGCCGGCGATCCGCGGATGGCCGGCGCCGCGGCGCGGCCGGTGATCCGCCCGAAGACGGTGGTCGTCGACAACGCCAAGATCTTCAAGGCCCGGCACTTCAAGGACGTGTGCAGCATGCTGGGCATCGAGGTGGAGTCCGCCCGGGAGCGCACCCCCACCGACAAGGCGGTCATCGAACGCACCAACGCCTCGGTCAAGAGCATGTTCTCCCAGTTCGTCGCCGGCTACACCGGCAACAGCCTGGCCACGCGCGGCGACGACGTCGACAAGGAGCGGTTGTGGACGCTGAACGAGCTGCAGGATTTGTGGCACGAGTGGGTGGTCACCGAATGGCAGCGGCGGCCGCACGAAGGACTGCGCTCCCCCTTCCTTCCTTCTTTGGTCCTCACCCCGAACCAGATGTATGCGGCGGCGGTCGCCGTGGAAGGCGCCGTGCCGCGGCCGGTCACACCGGATGAGAGCCGCAAGCTGCTCCTCCAGGCGAAGCGGACCGTGACCCGCGACGGCATCAAGATCGGCAACCGTACGTATGTCAGCCATCGCATCCGGGAGTTCAAGAACCGACACAACGGCATTAAGGGACAGGGCCGGCGCTGGCCGGTCTACTACAACCCCTACGAGCCCAGCCGGGTGTGGCTGTACGACCACACGGTCGAGAAGGACCCCGCCCGCAGTCCGTGGGTGCCCTTCGATTTCAAGTGCCAGCACCTGATCCGCGACTCGTGGACCCAGTACCTGTGGGAGAAGGCCGCCGACCTCGTCGCCGGCCTCGTCGGCCGGGAAGGCGGCGAGGAAGAAATCGCCCGGGCCGTGGACGATCTCCTGGCCCGCGCACGGCGCGGCCCCTCCCCCACCTCCACCTCCGTCAAGCCGGTGGCCGCGTTCGTTCCGCAGCCCCTGGAGATCGCCGAAACACCGGCCAACCCGTATGCAGGGATCACCCGGGCCGAACCTGGCAGCGTGACGCCCGCACCGTCCCTCAACGTCGATGCCAAGGACCTCTTCCCGGGCCGCCGTGCCGCGCTGCCGGCCGCTGTGCCCGAACCCGCCGCCCCGCCGACGTCGCCGGGCCGGCCCCGGCCCCCGCGGCGCCGTCCCGCTCCGGCGGGAGCGCACAGCCTGGGCGGATCAGCCGGCGACATCTTCCGGGAACTGGCAGCGGATCCGTCCGAGCGGCCTGCGCCGCGGCCCCATCAGGACCCGCCCCCACCCAGCCAAGACCCGCAGGAGACGTGATGGACGCTGCGCGCACCGCCCCGAAACCAGCCGCCCCCGCAGCTCTCACTGCACGGTGGTCGCCGCTGGATCCCGAACTGCTCACAGTGCGGGAGGGGTTCATGGACTTCGTGCACCGCAAACTCGAGCCGCCGGACTTGCAGGACTGCGCCCCCAAAGGCACGAAGGTCACCGACACCGACCCGCGGATGATCTACCACGGAGAGATGATCCCCGTCTCCACCCCCGATGTGACCCAGGGGCTGAAGGACGCGCGGCGCACCCTGCGCACCAACCGGTTCCGCCCCACCGGAAAACGCATGAGCATGATCATCGATGGATGTGCCGGCAAGACCACGCTGCTGCTCCAGATCGGACGCGCCTACCAGGGACTACTGGAAACCGAGCGCAGGCCGGACAGCGAGTGGACCCCCGTCGTCTACATCAACGTCCCTCCGCGCCATGAAAGCAACATGGACTGGTCCCTGCCGCTCGCGGACTTCTTCGGCATGGACCACACCGTCAACATCGACAAGCGGACCTATCGCAGCACCGACATGACCGAACCGGTCATCCACGCCATGCGCGAAAGCCGTACCTCCCTGCTCCTCATCGACGGAATCGACCGCATCCACGACAGCGACCTGGCCGGTGCCTTCGACTACTTCGACTGCCTCCAGGCCCGCCTGCGCCTCTCGGTCATCTACAGCGGTCGCGGCGCCACCGACATCGTCAACGAGGGCCTGCACAACCGCCGCCGCACCGAACGGCCCCGCACCTCCGAGCAGTTCCGCAGCAGCCTGCCTGTCATACGGATCAACCCCATCCCCTTCCACGCGGGGCAGGAGGAGGGATGGCGCACCGTGCTGCGGGCCTACGACTCCAACCTCCGGCTCTACGGCCACGAGCCCGGCTCGCTCCTGGACCTCGAGGAAGAACTCCACGAGCGCACCGGCGGCTATATGGACACCCTCGACCAGCTCATCTGCCAGACCGCCCAGCAAGCCATCGAAGACGAGACCGAAGCCATCACCAAAGAAGCCCTCGACGACATGTTCGTC
Coding sequences:
- a CDS encoding Mu transposase C-terminal domain-containing protein, encoding MSAVLSLPVDAPDAPAGTLRPGMTVQWKTGRYLVGALQGSTVHLAAMDDGGQDALVVVCVLVSAPDFAVLKADGMAQEPGAVPDLSVLERLDEEQLKDVRRWEEHVREVLTGRPVGARDGAFTARRGYDLATTTRTARYARKAAELKAAGLTGSVATVQRKCLAYEAHGLLGLVDKRWLRTSTVHGNVDERVVALIQQEDKAQRGAPAGTFSRLYKRVRAALRRAHPDEYRDLMPARTTFYDLLKRLGISAESLKAAPGRGSDATAPPEPPYHPAPVSLLGERVEIDGTWLDVLALGDDGRPVAVELTYALDVLSRSFIAGMIVPKASGRKKGPGSRRRGGRGTKSLDAALLLSQAMAPLAARPGWSPQALAANSDLPYAKMLAGDPRMAGAAARPVIRPKTVVVDNAKIFKARHFKDVCSMLGIEVESARERTPTDKAVIERTNASVKSMFSQFVAGYTGNSLATRGDDVDKERLWTLNELQDLWHEWVVTEWQRRPHEGLRSPFLPSLVLTPNQMYAAAVAVEGAVPRPVTPDESRKLLLQAKRTVTRDGIKIGNRTYVSHRIREFKNRHNGIKGQGRRWPVYYNPYEPSRVWLYDHTVEKDPARSPWVPFDFKCQHLIRDSWTQYLWEKAADLVAGLVGREGGEEEIARAVDDLLARARRGPSPTSTSVKPVAAFVPQPLEIAETPANPYAGITRAEPGSVTPAPSLNVDAKDLFPGRRAALPAAVPEPAAPPTSPGRPRPPRRRPAPAGAHSLGGSAGDIFRELAADPSERPAPRPHQDPPPPSQDPQET
- a CDS encoding ATP-binding protein: MDFVHRKLEPPDLQDCAPKGTKVTDTDPRMIYHGEMIPVSTPDVTQGLKDARRTLRTNRFRPTGKRMSMIIDGCAGKTTLLLQIGRAYQGLLETERRPDSEWTPVVYINVPPRHESNMDWSLPLADFFGMDHTVNIDKRTYRSTDMTEPVIHAMRESRTSLLLIDGIDRIHDSDLAGAFDYFDCLQARLRLSVIYSGRGATDIVNEGLHNRRRTERPRTSEQFRSSLPVIRINPIPFHAGQEEGWRTVLRAYDSNLRLYGHEPGSLLDLEEELHERTGGYMDTLDQLICQTAQQAIEDETEAITKEALDDMFVGRNDPDDD